A genomic region of Halobaculum lipolyticum contains the following coding sequences:
- a CDS encoding YgaP family membrane protein, protein MDSNVGSTDKLARIVVGAVAGLLSLATLAGAVAAPTVVAPLAGVVAVLMLGTAFTNRCAVYSLLGISTR, encoded by the coding sequence ATGGACTCGAACGTCGGCTCCACGGACAAGCTCGCACGGATCGTCGTCGGGGCGGTCGCCGGACTCCTCTCGCTGGCCACGCTCGCCGGCGCGGTGGCGGCGCCGACCGTCGTCGCGCCCTTGGCGGGGGTCGTGGCCGTCCTCATGCTCGGGACCGCGTTCACGAACAGGTGTGCGGTGTACTCGCTGCTCGGGATCAGCACACGCTGA
- a CDS encoding sulfite exporter TauE/SafE family protein, protein MELLGVAVELLAMFAGFGLLIGILFGFFGMGGSFLVTPALLVMGYDANVAVGSGLAFVFGTSVIATLKHRDLGQVDYKLGVLMIAGTTGGIEVGKIGLEYLQHLGLADSIVSVAYVGLLGSIGAFVTYTATRGGGGGLSHDVGDGDARDADDGPEIPAIARRIQSYHIPPMISVRGGFTVSLWLVLAVAFATGLLSGFLGVGGGFIRMPALFYLVGVPVPVAVGTDLFEIVFSGGIGSFLYAQSGAVDLSIVVPLLAGSALGARIGAGATGLVDEDDIKVYFGVMLLLGALAVAVRQVGGYLGVEAFDLVSLAIILGAALLVSGAVVVSSVRELRDASPPTESPSAD, encoded by the coding sequence ATGGAGCTACTCGGCGTCGCCGTCGAACTGCTCGCGATGTTCGCCGGCTTCGGCCTGCTCATCGGGATCCTGTTCGGGTTCTTCGGGATGGGCGGGTCGTTCCTCGTGACGCCCGCGCTGTTGGTGATGGGGTACGACGCGAACGTCGCGGTCGGCTCCGGGCTGGCGTTCGTGTTCGGGACGTCCGTCATCGCGACGCTGAAACACCGCGACCTCGGGCAGGTCGACTACAAACTCGGCGTGCTGATGATCGCCGGAACGACCGGCGGCATCGAGGTCGGGAAGATCGGGTTGGAGTACCTCCAACACCTCGGTCTGGCCGACAGCATCGTCAGCGTCGCGTACGTCGGTCTGCTCGGCTCGATCGGGGCGTTCGTCACCTACACGGCGACGAGGGGCGGCGGCGGCGGACTCTCCCACGACGTCGGGGACGGCGACGCCCGCGACGCCGACGACGGTCCCGAGATCCCGGCCATCGCACGGCGGATCCAGTCGTACCACATCCCGCCGATGATCTCCGTCCGCGGCGGGTTCACGGTCTCGCTGTGGCTGGTGCTCGCCGTCGCCTTCGCGACGGGGTTGCTGTCGGGGTTCCTCGGCGTCGGCGGCGGCTTCATCCGCATGCCCGCGCTGTTCTACTTGGTCGGCGTCCCGGTGCCGGTGGCGGTCGGAACCGACCTGTTCGAGATCGTGTTCTCGGGCGGCATCGGTTCGTTCCTGTACGCCCAGTCCGGGGCGGTCGACCTCTCGATCGTCGTGCCGCTGCTCGCGGGGAGCGCCCTCGGCGCCCGGATCGGCGCCGGCGCGACGGGTCTCGTGGACGAGGACGACATCAAGGTGTACTTCGGCGTGATGTTGCTGCTGGGCGCGCTGGCCGTCGCCGTCCGCCAGGTGGGCGGCTACCTCGGCGTCGAGGCGTTCGACCTCGTCAGCCTCGCGATCATCCTCGGCGCGGCGCTACTGGTCAGCGGGGCGGTCGTCGTCAGCAGCGTCCGGGAACTCCGGGACGCTTCCCCGCCGACCGAGTCGCCGTCCGCCGACTGA
- a CDS encoding YeeE/YedE family protein, with protein MADAERHPLFMPLILLGGLVFGFGLAYSHMARPEVVLDFLQFEDFGLVFVMFGGAAVTGVAYVLAPRLLDGPPLTRRRFERRLKSFDRNVLVGGAVFGVGWGLSGICPGAAYASLGVGNVTILWALAGMFVGAYVQGVFRSRSDAGDATTAGAD; from the coding sequence ATGGCAGACGCCGAGCGCCACCCGCTGTTCATGCCGCTGATCCTCCTCGGCGGCCTGGTCTTCGGGTTCGGTCTCGCCTACAGCCACATGGCCCGCCCGGAGGTCGTGCTGGACTTCCTCCAGTTCGAGGACTTCGGGCTGGTGTTCGTCATGTTCGGCGGCGCCGCGGTCACCGGGGTCGCGTACGTCCTCGCGCCGCGGCTCCTCGATGGGCCGCCGCTGACGCGGCGCCGGTTCGAGCGTCGCCTGAAGTCGTTCGACCGGAACGTGCTCGTCGGCGGCGCCGTCTTCGGCGTCGGCTGGGGGCTGTCCGGTATCTGCCCCGGCGCGGCGTACGCCAGCCTCGGCGTCGGCAACGTGACGATCCTCTGGGCGCTCGCCGGCATGTTCGTCGGGGCGTACGTCCAGGGGGTGTTCCGCAGTCGCAGCGACGCCGGCGACGCGACGACCGCGGGCGCCGACTGA
- a CDS encoding heavy metal translocating P-type ATPase → MSDEAGADGDAAGDLDGEGCTLCGLSTPDPPLTNPDVEGGFCCGGCLAVARTLEDPRTTDAADARAAVRGDDAPAADATVPDDAETAYLRVDGMHCASCEAFVEGRAVGVDGVAAADANVPADAMRVRYDPERTDPCAVADAVAGVGYTAAPTTESDGVGDDDDDTVGRLIVGGFFGMMAMLWYVLFLYPTYFGVPPEALLVDLRGGAGRFLLANVWVSATVVLGYTGAPLLRGAYVAVRTRQPNMDLLVALAAATAYLYSTLAVLLGRVEVYFDVTVVVVVAVTVGTYYEERVRRRAVGEVTDLTRDRVDEARLVTADGTESVPVDAVDGGDRLVVRSGERVPVDGRIREGTAAVDESLVTGESLPVRRGPGAAVRGGTVVADGRLVVEAADGAERTLDRVVSLLWDVRGEGAPQRLADALATIFVPAVLVLGAVAFVVHLLLGSAPADALLTGLAVLVVSCPCALGLATPLAVAAGTRTLLADGVVLTDGHAVEAAAAVDVVALDKTGTLTTGEMTVREAVPAAGTDRAELLGRAAAVEARSDHPVAAAVVEAAAETASAFGPDSVVDGFETHPGRGVSGRVDGGPRVTVGGASLFDDDAVDAAGDLRDRYERAESDGRLAAYVGWDGAVRGLLVAGDEPRPGWRAAVAALGEDRRVVVVTGDEGPAADRLRDADGVDEVYAGLPPAAKTETVRRLRESGTVAMVGDGSNDAPSLAAADLGIAVASGTELAADAADAVLVGRDLGAVDRALDTLAATRRRVRENLAWAFLYNAIAVPAAVFGVVTPLIAAVAMAASSLLVVGNSARALGPTPPGSDRDGDVSGTTGFDGRTAASTARADGGERP, encoded by the coding sequence GTGAGCGACGAGGCCGGCGCCGACGGCGACGCCGCGGGCGACCTCGACGGCGAGGGCTGTACGCTGTGCGGTCTGTCGACGCCCGACCCACCGCTCACGAACCCCGACGTCGAGGGCGGCTTCTGCTGTGGGGGCTGTCTGGCGGTCGCGCGGACGCTCGAGGACCCGAGGACCACGGACGCGGCGGACGCGCGGGCGGCGGTTCGCGGCGACGACGCGCCGGCCGCGGACGCGACCGTTCCGGACGACGCCGAGACGGCGTACCTCCGCGTCGACGGGATGCACTGTGCGAGCTGCGAGGCGTTCGTCGAAGGGCGGGCGGTCGGCGTCGACGGCGTCGCCGCGGCGGACGCGAACGTCCCGGCCGACGCGATGCGGGTCCGCTACGACCCCGAGCGAACCGACCCCTGCGCCGTCGCCGACGCGGTCGCCGGCGTGGGGTACACCGCGGCGCCGACGACCGAGTCCGACGGCGTCGGCGACGACGACGACGACACCGTCGGCCGGCTGATCGTCGGTGGGTTCTTCGGGATGATGGCGATGCTGTGGTACGTCCTGTTCCTGTACCCGACCTACTTCGGCGTCCCGCCGGAGGCGCTGTTGGTCGATCTGCGCGGCGGCGCCGGGCGGTTCCTGCTCGCCAACGTCTGGGTGTCGGCGACGGTCGTCCTCGGCTACACCGGCGCGCCGCTGTTGCGCGGCGCGTACGTCGCGGTCCGGACCCGCCAGCCGAACATGGACCTCCTCGTCGCGCTCGCGGCCGCGACCGCTTACCTGTACAGCACGCTCGCGGTCCTCCTGGGTCGCGTCGAGGTGTACTTCGACGTCACCGTGGTCGTGGTGGTGGCCGTCACCGTCGGGACGTACTACGAGGAGCGCGTCAGGCGCCGCGCCGTCGGCGAGGTGACCGACCTCACGCGCGACCGTGTCGACGAGGCACGACTCGTCACCGCGGACGGGACGGAGTCGGTGCCGGTCGACGCGGTCGACGGGGGCGACCGGCTCGTCGTCCGCTCGGGCGAGCGCGTCCCCGTCGACGGGCGGATCCGGGAGGGAACCGCCGCGGTCGACGAGTCGCTCGTCACCGGCGAGTCGCTCCCGGTCCGGCGGGGACCGGGCGCGGCCGTGCGCGGCGGCACCGTCGTCGCCGACGGCCGGTTGGTCGTCGAGGCCGCCGACGGCGCCGAGCGCACCCTCGACCGCGTGGTGTCGCTCCTGTGGGACGTCCGCGGCGAGGGGGCGCCACAGCGGCTGGCCGACGCGCTGGCGACGATATTCGTGCCGGCGGTGCTCGTCCTCGGGGCGGTCGCGTTCGTCGTCCACCTCCTGCTCGGGTCGGCGCCGGCGGACGCGCTGCTCACCGGGCTGGCGGTGCTGGTCGTCTCCTGCCCGTGTGCGCTCGGGCTGGCGACGCCGCTGGCGGTCGCCGCCGGGACGCGAACGCTGCTGGCCGACGGCGTCGTGTTGACCGACGGCCACGCGGTCGAGGCGGCCGCCGCCGTCGACGTCGTGGCGCTCGACAAGACCGGCACCCTGACCACCGGCGAGATGACGGTGCGGGAGGCGGTCCCGGCGGCGGGGACGGACCGGGCCGAACTGCTCGGCCGCGCCGCGGCCGTCGAGGCGCGCTCGGACCACCCGGTCGCCGCCGCGGTCGTCGAGGCCGCGGCCGAGACCGCGTCCGCGTTCGGTCCCGACTCCGTCGTCGACGGCTTCGAGACCCACCCCGGTCGCGGCGTCTCCGGTCGGGTCGACGGCGGTCCACGGGTGACCGTCGGCGGCGCCTCCCTGTTCGACGACGACGCCGTCGACGCGGCGGGGGACCTGCGCGACCGGTACGAGCGCGCCGAGTCCGACGGCCGCCTCGCCGCGTACGTCGGCTGGGACGGCGCGGTCCGCGGCCTGCTCGTCGCGGGCGACGAGCCGCGACCGGGGTGGCGCGCGGCGGTGGCCGCGCTCGGCGAGGACCGCCGCGTCGTCGTGGTGACCGGCGACGAGGGGCCGGCCGCCGACCGCCTCCGCGACGCCGACGGCGTCGACGAGGTGTACGCCGGGCTGCCGCCGGCGGCGAAGACCGAGACCGTCCGTCGTCTCCGCGAGTCCGGCACCGTGGCGATGGTCGGCGACGGGAGCAACGACGCCCCCTCGCTGGCGGCCGCGGACCTGGGGATCGCGGTTGCCTCGGGGACGGAACTGGCCGCCGACGCCGCCGACGCCGTCCTCGTGGGGCGCGACCTCGGCGCAGTCGACCGCGCGCTCGACACGCTCGCGGCGACGCGGCGGCGCGTCCGCGAGAACCTCGCGTGGGCGTTCCTCTACAACGCCATCGCCGTCCCGGCCGCTGTCTTCGGCGTCGTGACCCCGCTGATCGCGGCGGTTGCGATGGCCGCCTCGAGCCTCCTCGTCGTCGGCAACTCCGCCCGCGCTCTCGGTCCGACACCGCCCGGGTCCGACCGCGACGGCGACGTGTCCGGAACGACCGGGTTCGACGGCCGGACGGCCGCCTCGACCGCGCGTGCAGACGGGGGCGAGCGCCCGTGA
- a CDS encoding helix-turn-helix domain-containing protein, with product MPDSMSEQLQQDMECEGLLECFHGLKQLDKDCFRVLVDAGEPLTIDEVAEAVDRERSTAYRSVQRLLSAGFIQKEQINYDQGGYYHVYRPTDPSQIADDMQRMLNDWYAKMGQLIGEFETKYEQREPSRPSAES from the coding sequence ATGCCGGATTCGATGTCCGAACAACTCCAGCAGGACATGGAGTGCGAGGGTCTCCTCGAGTGCTTCCACGGGCTGAAGCAGCTCGACAAGGACTGCTTCAGAGTGCTGGTCGACGCCGGGGAACCGCTCACCATCGACGAGGTCGCCGAGGCGGTCGACCGCGAACGCTCCACCGCGTACCGGTCGGTGCAGCGGTTGCTCTCGGCGGGGTTCATCCAGAAGGAGCAGATCAACTACGATCAGGGCGGCTACTACCACGTGTATCGGCCGACCGACCCCTCGCAGATCGCCGACGACATGCAGCGGATGCTCAACGACTGGTACGCGAAGATGGGACAGCTCATCGGCGAGTTCGAGACCAAGTACGAGCAGCGCGAGCCGTCGCGGCCGTCGGCCGAGAGCTGA
- a CDS encoding DUF7512 family protein produces the protein MLGLESMSGNALAAALIGLVLAESIVLYVGYGLLESTLGARLTDLIGGV, from the coding sequence ATGCTGGGGCTGGAGAGCATGAGCGGGAACGCGCTGGCGGCGGCGCTGATCGGACTCGTGTTGGCGGAGTCGATCGTGTTGTACGTGGGCTACGGCCTGCTGGAGTCGACCCTCGGCGCGCGCCTCACCGACCTGATCGGGGGTGTCTGA
- a CDS encoding DUF7546 family protein — translation MTRFATRFRVGAPAAVLRTAVLALGAQSALALAYLATTEAGVASPRTMAVPVVWVTAAVVGVCHAERPESAADVRAVAAVVGVAYGVGLAWVTGAVAPPAGAAGGLDVLLLPPWWGPLVRYDGASVSVFLFPYRAVGYAALAYLVSLAVRDVAASGRSAAVGGLVALGSCAGCALPLVAGVASVLGGAGVGVGAAVAGETYLFATVAYVLSVAVLTARPTIE, via the coding sequence GTGACCCGGTTCGCGACGCGGTTCCGGGTCGGGGCGCCCGCAGCGGTCCTCCGGACGGCCGTACTCGCGTTGGGCGCCCAGTCCGCGCTCGCGCTGGCGTACCTCGCGACGACCGAGGCGGGGGTCGCGTCGCCGCGAACGATGGCGGTCCCGGTCGTCTGGGTCACCGCGGCTGTCGTCGGGGTGTGCCACGCCGAACGGCCCGAGTCGGCGGCCGACGTCAGGGCGGTCGCCGCGGTCGTCGGGGTCGCCTACGGTGTCGGGCTGGCGTGGGTCACCGGCGCCGTGGCACCGCCGGCGGGGGCGGCGGGCGGGCTGGACGTCCTGTTGCTCCCCCCGTGGTGGGGACCGCTGGTTCGGTACGACGGAGCTTCCGTCTCGGTGTTCCTGTTCCCCTACCGCGCGGTCGGCTACGCGGCGCTGGCGTACCTCGTCTCGCTGGCCGTCCGCGACGTCGCCGCCTCCGGCAGGTCCGCCGCCGTCGGCGGACTGGTCGCGCTCGGCTCCTGTGCCGGGTGCGCGCTCCCGCTCGTCGCCGGGGTCGCGAGCGTGCTCGGGGGCGCGGGGGTCGGCGTCGGAGCCGCCGTCGCGGGCGAGACGTACCTGTTCGCGACGGTCGCGTACGTGCTGTCCGTGGCCGTGTTGACCGCCCGGCCGACCATCGAGTGA
- a CDS encoding YeeE/YedE family protein, giving the protein MIDPLPIQLLAEFFPNGVARYAIGGLLVGLGASIVYLGTGISAGASTFLESTLSYVSGRSRFQQYVSSRDWRVVFTGGIVAGAAVYSLTSGDALQYTTAVQPWRLFVGGVLVGVGTRVGKGCTSGHGICGVGSASRTSLVGVATFLLVAIGVAQVVAALGVSP; this is encoded by the coding sequence ATGATCGATCCGCTCCCCATCCAACTGCTCGCCGAGTTCTTCCCGAACGGGGTCGCACGCTACGCGATCGGCGGCCTGCTCGTCGGACTCGGCGCGAGTATCGTCTACCTCGGCACCGGCATCAGCGCCGGGGCGAGCACGTTCCTCGAGTCGACGCTGTCGTACGTCTCGGGGCGCTCGCGGTTCCAACAGTACGTCTCCTCGCGCGACTGGCGCGTGGTGTTCACGGGCGGGATCGTCGCCGGCGCGGCGGTCTACTCGCTCACGTCGGGCGACGCGCTCCAGTACACGACCGCGGTCCAACCGTGGCGGCTGTTCGTCGGCGGCGTCCTCGTCGGCGTCGGCACGCGCGTCGGCAAGGGCTGTACGTCGGGCCACGGGATCTGCGGCGTCGGGTCGGCGTCGCGGACCTCGCTCGTCGGCGTCGCCACCTTCCTGCTGGTCGCCATCGGCGTCGCACAGGTCGTCGCCGCCCTCGGGGTGAGTCCCTGA